CAACGGCGGATCAGTCATTGCTCGGCCCGAATGTCGAGAAGGGCCTCTCAGGACGAACATGCGGATCAACGGCCTGGTGGGCGTTGCTGTCGGACTCGACAATTGCGGTCAGGGAGCACGGTCGAGCCGCTCGAACCTGGACGAACGCCCCCTCATCGGCTTCTTGTCTACTGGTGGCACGACCGCAGCCGGGCCAGGCTCGGTCGAGGTGATCGGCGGGGTCGCTCTCTCATCGGCTGCCCATGAGCGAGCGCAGGAAGCGGCAGTCTGTGAAATTGGCTGCCCGGCTACCGGATGCCGCCCGTGGCCCTCCCATAGGCTGGTGGCGTGGTGTCGAAGGGGTGGGCAGTCGCGGTCATGGAGCCGGCACCTGGCGGGGGTGGCCGGCGCTGGACGGGGTGGCGATGGGTGGTCGCGGACGTCAGTCCGCACCGGCTTGGTTGGGTGGTCAGCAGCCAGAGCGAGCGCGACCTGCGCACCCGCGAAACCACGAACGCGGCGGTGTGCCACGGGTCGTTGCCGCGCACGAACGCTCGGGGACAGTGCGGTGGCTGTCCGTGGCGATGTGGCGTTGCTGTCCGAGCAGGGGTAGGACGATCGGTTCACGATCAACGCCGGGGGCACCTACTTCACCGTGCGGAAGCTCGTCCCGCTGCTGCGTGAGGGCATTAGCCCCGGCCCGATCGACACCGGCATCCTGGAGACGTCGATGTCGACCGCCGCCGCCGCGCATCCCGGGCGCCGATGACCGCGAACAACCCCATGCTGCGGTTCAGGGACCCCGTGAGGTTGCGACGGCGGTGGTCTTCCTGGCTTTCGATGCCACCTACATCACCGGCGCCGAGTTCCCGGTGGACAGCGGCGCGTCCCAGCTCTGATCCCGCTCAGTCGGGCACGACCGGCAGGTGGAACCGCATGCGCAGGCCGTGGTCCAGCGGTTCGGCGGCGACCTGCCCGCCGTGGGTCTCCACCACCTGGCGCACGATCGCCAGGCCCAGCCCGGATCCGGGCATCGACCGGGCCTGGGTGGAGCGGTAGAACCGGTCGAACACGAACGGCAGGTCGGCCGCGGGGATACCGGGGCCTTCATCGGTGATCGAGAACTCGCCATCGGTCACGGTGATCGTGATCTCGCCGTCGGGTGGGCTCCACTTCACCGCGTTGTCCACGAGATTGCCGATGGCCCGCTCGATCGCGTCCGGGTCGACGTGCACGAGGCACGGGGTCAGGGCGGAGGTGAACCGAGGGGCTGAGGTTCGCGTGGCGGCCTTGGCGATCACGGTCTTCGCCACCAGGTCGAGCCGGGTGTCCTCGGTGCGGGCGGTGTTTTTGCCGTAACGGGCGAGGTCGACCAGGTTGTTGATCAACGACCGCAGTTCCCGTGCCTGGCCGATCGCGTCCTGCACGAGCGCCGGGGCCTCGGGCGCGCGCAGGCCGTCGCCGTCGGCGAGCAGTTCGAGGTTGGTGGTGAGGCTGGTCAGCGGGGTGCGCAGCTCGTGTGAGGCGTCGGCGACCAGTTGCCGCTGTGTCCGCATGGACGCGTCCAAAGCAGTTGTCATGGCGGCGAAAGCCTGACCGAGGTGGCCGATCTCGTCACGTCCGGTCAGGTGGTCCACGGGCGCGGTCAGGTCGTGGGTCGCGGTGATGTGCTCGACGGTCCGGGTGAGCTGCTGGACCGGCCGCAGCACCCGGCGCGCCGCGAGCCGCGCGGTCACCGCGGCCACCAGACCGCCCCCGAGTGTCAGCGCGACCAGCAACGCTGCCAGCGAGGCCAGGATGGCGGTCTGGTCGTCCTGCCGCTGGGCGACCCGCATCAGTCCACCCGGCGGCTTGCCCATCCCGGAGGTGAGGAGGCGGTATTCGACGCCGTTGTAGGTCGTGTCCTGGAAGTACGCGGGCTGCGTGCCGTTGGCGACGTCCGCGTCCCGTTGGGTGATCTCGACGAAGGCCTGGTTCGAGCCGGGATACACCGGGCCGCCGACGAACTGGACCAGCATGCTGCCCAGTTCGACCGGCTCGTCGATGGGGATCTTGTCGCCGGACTCGGCGACCTTCTGCTTGAGCTGGCGGGCGAGGGAATCACCCTCGCTGATGCTCTGCTTCAGCGACGCGTCGACCTGTTGACGCATGATCGACTGCACGGCCGGGTAGACCACCAACGACGCCACGGCGAGCGCCAGCAGCACGACAAGTCCACCCGCGAGGCCAACCCTGGTGCGCAAGGTCATGGTTCTTCCCGTAACACGTATCCCAGGCCGCGCACGGTCTGGATCAGCCGGGGCTCACCGGCGGACTCCAGTTTTCCGCGCAGGTAGGAGATGTAGACCCACAGCTGGTTGGATGCGGGCCCGAAGTCGTAGCCCCACACCGAT
This window of the Amycolatopsis balhimycina FH 1894 genome carries:
- a CDS encoding sensor histidine kinase, with translation MTLRTRVGLAGGLVVLLALAVASLVVYPAVQSIMRQQVDASLKQSISEGDSLARQLKQKVAESGDKIPIDEPVELGSMLVQFVGGPVYPGSNQAFVEITQRDADVANGTQPAYFQDTTYNGVEYRLLTSGMGKPPGGLMRVAQRQDDQTAILASLAALLVALTLGGGLVAAVTARLAARRVLRPVQQLTRTVEHITATHDLTAPVDHLTGRDEIGHLGQAFAAMTTALDASMRTQRQLVADASHELRTPLTSLTTNLELLADGDGLRAPEAPALVQDAIGQARELRSLINNLVDLARYGKNTARTEDTRLDLVAKTVIAKAATRTSAPRFTSALTPCLVHVDPDAIERAIGNLVDNAVKWSPPDGEITITVTDGEFSITDEGPGIPAADLPFVFDRFYRSTQARSMPGSGLGLAIVRQVVETHGGQVAAEPLDHGLRMRFHLPVVPD